One part of the Anopheles coustani chromosome 2, idAnoCousDA_361_x.2, whole genome shotgun sequence genome encodes these proteins:
- the LOC131262300 gene encoding uncharacterized protein LOC131262300, with amino-acid sequence MKLPALLFGLGLITGVLSQGFGQQPPPFRPIPRSFVVPPKAQRRQLTQQQQTHILSDIQKHQHRFNVHQNQRSPNVFIQPSIQLPVPPQPHARQPFNGPQQHFQQPNPHFHHHTNNLHPPTNGFRAGPSSSGRPGPPPLPSFGAQVNRYYYQHHTQTTFIPNFLQLLQQDTRLPPQQRSVQNQLGGQFFNGPPPPPPSAPLAPQHGPTPHNNQPSSFLNSIDTSFGGPQQRPPPSNTLQSPFPSQNPSFPTSNQVRFPNQGVQQPVQQQQQLFPAQQLPLQAAPQNFKQGQTSFGQVPQPTFSNSAPQQQFPPLTGNFQQSTLQQPQLQLPKIQQSVPFVQSGPSFNTGFPQAQAQVQPFNAPSLPVQSQFGQTSNFNGIQQQQPQPPQPLNYFQQQEYERRLKEESDRIRELQEKQKVIAKHEQFLQKQYQKQQAKVQQLHQEFLKKQQKILQQQQQQFDQQAQKTAVPTQVRSRDVLPSERTIFEKAVKMHTKPVAEPTTATSAPTQLSVIPLKPNAKKDYSSITQSDLDVLLSANRQSLFQTIKSETAKPAKAKPTKVKSTKALGRDELLKQLKLALAETSPSDLGGKNYSSTDLVLPNGEKVQVIRTTDPEIIKRANANSEGVLTQQLDSPTTPKPLSFEDIARSGLLPPGADFELIKQTEDGQIQEVAKIPPQKKVTFVYLEEQDDGSYKVQGVKGSGDKETKTSGADVDSILKRIKNGEIQLPPPSVAVKAGSGQPELLDAPITTTTPRHQPIKKTNSVTIIPHSTPIEDQQASTAFLQHTATPAQPSTIYASTAAPSSPSIVTAFSPGAYSGSTLPQHTTARLLSTVAPYLASDSTARYSEASSIYTTSATPSPATPAPPSTEKYFADTTSGEQQQTASSYHHPSSHQPRTGSFNDVVPTASASETVAQQQQDSKPTQAPQDTQQDAQNELPAILKNNGLFAMAKYLRQSGLDTILNETGPYTIFVPTDKAFRSLLVQLGGPEKAEEKFRNNPRLLSGLLLHHVIPGSFEIASLQDEMTGVSLAGTQLRVNQYNMHDSEWNDVKVTTINGAMVVPDKQDIVIPQGVAHAVDRVMFPLPVGDILQTLQSDRERRFTHFLRALFASGMSDTLQNKGIKTYTVFAPTDAAFAHLTTEELTNLVTEKEQAEELVRKHVVPGTLFTAGMRFYQVKDVMAEGKTVTLQKTGGKIKVNDGYLQTSNIPTTNGVIHAIDSLL; translated from the exons aTTCCCAGATCGTTCGTG GTTCCACCGAAAGCTCAACGGCGCCAACTgacgcaacaacagcaaacgCACATCCTCAGTGACATCCAGAAGCACCAGCACCGGTTCAATGTCCACCAGAACCAACGTTCGCCGAACGTGTTCATCCAGCCGTCGATACAGCTGCCGGTTCCTCCACAGCCCCACGCCAGGCAGCCGTTCAACGGACCGCAGCAACACTTCCAACAACCGAACCCACACTTCCACCATCACACGAACAACCTACATCCACCGACGAACGGGTTCCGTGCAGGGCCATCGTCGTCCGGTCGGCCGGGACCACCGCCTCTACCATCCTTTGGAGCACAAGTAAACCGCTACTACTACCAGCACCACACACAGACCACATTCATTCCAAATTTTCTACAACTCTTACAGCAGGACACACGCCTTCCACCTCAGCAACGCTCGGTACAGAACCAACTGGGGGGCCAGTTCTTCAAcggcccaccaccaccaccaccatcagcaccaCTCGCACCACAGCATGGTCCCACGCCACATAACAATCAACCATCCTCCTTCCTGAACAGCATCGACACGTCCTTTGGCGGCCCGCAACAGCGCCCACCACCGTCCAACACCCTTCAATCTCCGTTCCCCTCACAAAACCCTTCATTCCCCACCAGCAACCAGGTCCGCTTCCCTAACCAAGGTGTCCAGCAACCcgtgcaacaacagcagcagctgttCCCGGCTCAGCAGTTGCCACTCCAGGCGGCACCACAAAACTTCAAGCAAGGCCAAACGTCCTTTGGACAGGTTCCACAACCAACGTTCTCGAACAGTGCACCACAGCAGCAGTTCCCTCCACTCACCGGAAACTTCCAACAGTCGACTCTTCAGCAACCCCAGCTGCAGCTTCCCAAGATTCAACAGAGTGTTCCCTTCGTCCAGTCGGGCCCATCGTTCAACACAGGCTTCCCACAGGCACAGGCTCAGGTACAGCCGTTCAACGCACCATCGCTGCCGGTTCAGTCGCAGTTTGGTCAGACGAGCAACTTCAACGGTattcagcaacagcaaccgcAACCACCGCAACCGTTGAACTACTTCCAGCAGCAGGAGTATGAGCGCCGCCTGAAGGAGGAAAGTGATCGCATTCGTGAGCTGCAGGAGAAGCAGAAGGTGATCGCAAAACACGAGCAGTTCCTGCAGAAGCAGTACCAGAAGCAGCAGGCCAAGGTGCAGCAGTTGCACCAGGAGTTCCTCAAGAAGCAGCAGAAGATcctacagcagcagcagcagcagttcgaCCAGCAGGCACAGAAGACAGCCGTACCGACGCAGGTGCGTTCGCGGGACGTGCTTCCCTCGGAGCGGACCATCTTCGAGAAAGCCGTTAAGATGCACACGAAACCAGTGGCTGAACCGACCACCGCAACCAGTGCCCCAACGCAACTCTCCGTCATTCCACTCAAACCGAACGCCAAGAAGGACTACAGTAGCATCACGCAGTCGGACCTGGACGTGCTGCTGAGCGCGAACCGTCAGAGCCTCTTCCAGACGATCAAGTCGGAAACGGCGAAACCGGCCAAGGCGAAGCCAACGAAGGTGAAATCGACCAAGGCACTCGGACGCGATGAACTTCTGAAGCAGCTCAAGCTGGCGCTTGCCGAGACATCGCCCTCGGATTTGGGCGGAAAGAACTACAGCTCGACGGATCTGGTGTTGCCGAACGGTGAAAAGGTGCAGGTGATCCGTACAACGGATCCGGAAATAATCAAGCGCGCCAACGCCAACTCCGAAGGTGTCCTGACCCAGCAGCTCGACTCGCCGACCACACCGAAGCCGTTGTCGTTTGAAGATATCGCCCGCAGCGGCCTTCTGCCGCCCGGTGCCGACTTCGAGCTGATCAAGCAAACGGAGGACGGTCAGATCCAGGAGGTGGCTAAAATTCCGCCGCAAAAGAAGGTCACCTTCGTGTATCTGGAGGAGCAGGACGATGGCTCGTACAAGGTGCAGGGCGTCAAGGGTAGCGGCGATAAGGAAACGAAGACATCTGGTGCCGATGTGGACAGCATTCTGAAACGCATCAAGAACGGTGAGATTCAGTTGCCACCACCTTCGGTTGCAGTCAAGGCGGGTTCCGGACAGCCGGAACTTCTGGATGCTCCGATAACGACCACCACGCCGCGTCATCAGCCGATCAAGAAGACCAACTCGGTAACGATCATCCCGCACAGCACACCGATCGAGGATCAGCAAGCATCGACGGCCTTTTTGCAGCACACGGCGACCCCGGCCCAACCCTCCACCATCTACGCCTCGACCGCAGCCCCCTCGAGTCCGTCGATAGTGACGGCCTTCTCCCCTGGGGCGTACTCTGGCAGCACGCTACCCCAGCACACCACGGCCCGCCTACTGTCCACGGTGGCGCCCTACCTCGCTTCCGACAGCACAGCCCGCTACTCCGAGGCCAGCTCGATCTACACGACGTCCGCAACACCCTCCCCGGCCACTCCCGCACCGCCGAGCACCGAGAAGTACTTCGCCGACACGACCAGCGGCGAACAGCAGCAAACGGCCAGCAGCTACCATCACCCATCGAGCCACCAGCCGAGAACCGGCAGCTTCAACGACGTGGTGCCCACGGCATCCGCTTCCGAAACCGtcgcccagcagcagcaggataGCAAGCCGACGCAGGCCCCGCAGGACACGCAACAGGACGCGCAGAACGAACTGCCAGCGATTCTCAAGAATAACGGACTATTTGCCATGGCCAAATATCTCCGCCAGTCTGGACTCGATACGATCCTCAACGAAACCGGCCCGTACACGATCTTCGTGCCGACCGACAAAGCCTTCCGCAGTCTCCTCGTGCAGCTGGGCGGCCCTGAGAAAGCGGAAGAGAAGTTCCGCAACAACCCGCGGCTACTGAGTGGG CTCCTCTTACATCACGTCATTCCTGGATCGTTCGAGATCGCTTCGCTGCAGGATGAAATGACTGGAGTCTCCCTTGCTGGAACGCAGTTGCGAGTAAACCAATACAACATGCACGATTCCGAATGGAACGACGTCAAG GTAACAACCATCAACGGCGCTATGGTCGTGCCGGACAAACAGGACATCGTGATTCCGCAGGGCGTGGCCCATGCCGTCGATCGGGTGATGTTCCCACTTCCGGTTGGTGATATTCTGCAGACACTGCAGTCGGATCGTGAACGACGTTTCACGCACTTCCTGCGGGCGTTGTTCGCATCGGGCATGTCGGATACTCTCCAGAACAAAG GTATCAAAACGTACACAGTATTCGCCCCGACCGATGCCGCATTCGCTCATCTCACGACCGAGGAACTCACCAACCTAGTCACGGAAAAGGAACAGGCCGAGGAGCTGGTCCGGAAGCACGTCGTCCCGGGCACGCTGTTCACCGCCGGAATGCGCTTCTACCAAGTGAAGGACGTCATGGCAGAGGGCAAAACGGTTACGCTGCAGAAGACCGGAG GTAAAATTAAGGTTAACGATGGTTACCTGCAGACGTCCAACATCCCTACCACGAACGGCGTTATACATGCGATCGATTCGCTTCTGTAA
- the LOC131263154 gene encoding protein numb, producing the protein MGNSNSSHEPLERGFTRGTYGDVKNTKSASFRQSKRSPKKMDRLRKSFRDSFRRRKDRVPEAAKPHQWQSDEQAVRSATCTFAVKYLGCVEVFESRGMQVCEEALKVLRNSRRRAIRAQLHVSGDGLRVVEDDTKGLIVDQTIEKVSFCAPDRNHERGFSYICRDGTTRRWMCHGFLATKDSGERLSHAVGCAFAVCLERKQRRDKECGVTMTFDMKNSTFTRTGSFRQQTMTERLASGGDTAVVAPQQQNNNNAPKPYNPFAIERPHATPSMLERQGSFRGFTQIGSASPFKRQMSLRINDLPSNAERQRAFLEPGTPQRTTVSPIPEVSPQPTDTVSQLCQELSQGLSLLTKNDADDFYLNKELHLKSMVSSTTASITSNAMASTVTSVSAASAISGNGYVPQAAGPPTTATVLPTLSVGPIIPPRSLSPLNNKQQTLDLSALGGANHSGGSSVSNNTTLSAGGSSSATTAEPPSTVTVATSSNVVVPIETASPLPNPEQWLGQIVKNASPSPRRAPSLHNRAKSLNNAGDPFDAEWVSDVAKPEIHSTNPFISPPKPPAQTFQVHL; encoded by the exons ATGGGTAATTCCAACTCATCACACGAACCCCTAGAACGCGGGTTTACCCGTGGAACTTATGGAGATGTTAAGAATACG AAGTCAGCTTCGTTCCGACAGAGCAAACGATCGCCGAAGAAGATGGATCGGTTGCGAAAATCTTTCCGCGATTCGTTCCGGCGGCGCAAGGATCGCGTGCCTGAGGCGGCCAAACCGCACCAGTGGCAATCGGACGAGCAGGCCGTCCGGTCCGCCACCTGTACCTTTGCGGTCAAATATTTGGGCTGCGTGGAGGTGTTCGAATCTCGTGGCATGCAGGTGTGCGAGGAGGCACTGAAGGTGTTACGG AACTCCCGGAGACGTGCAATAAGGGCCCAGCTGCATGTGAGCGGGGACGGGCTACGGGTGGTCGAGGACGATACGAAAGGGCTGATCGTGGACCAGACGATCGAGAAGGTTTCGTTCTGTGCGCCGGATCGCAACCACGAGCGGGGCTTCAGCTACATCTGCCGCGATGGCACGACGCGTCGCTGGATGTGCCATGGCTTTCTGGCCACCAAAGATTCCGGCGAGCGGCTGTCGCATGCGGTAGGTTGCGCCTTTGCCGTCTGCCTCGAACGGAAGCAGCGACGCGACAAGGAATGCGGCGTCACAATGACGTTCGACATGAAAAATTCCACGTTCACCCGTACCGGCTCGTTCCGGCAGCAGACGATGACGGAGCGGCTTGCGAGTGGTGGCGATACGGCGGTTGTGGCGCCCCAGCagcagaacaacaacaatgcTCCGAAACCGTACAATCCGTTCGCGATCGAGCGACCGCACGCGACGCCCTCGATGCTGGAACGTCAGGGTAGCTTCCGTGGGTTCACGCAGATCGGTTCGGCGTCGCCGTTCAAGCGCCAGATGTCGCTCCGAATCAACGATCTTCCGTCCAACGCCGAGCGGCAGCGTGCATTCCTCGAACCGGGTACACCGCAGCGCACGACCGTATCGCCGATCCCGGAGGTGTCCCCGCAGCCCACGGACACCGTCAGTCAGCTGTGCCAGGAGCTAAGCCAGGGTCTTTCGCTGCTGACCAAGAACGATGCGGACGATTTTTATCTCAACAAAGAGCTGCACCTTAAGTCGATGGTGTCCTCCACCACTGCGAGCATCACTTCCAACGCGATGGCGTCGACCGTTACGAGCGTAAGTGCGGCGTCGGCGATTTCCGGCAATGGCTACGTGCCCCAGGCGGCAGGCCCTCCTACCACCGCCACCGTCCTGCCAACGCTGTCCGTCGGCCCGATCATTCCACCACGATCTCTTTCGCCGCTcaacaacaaacagcaaacacTGGACCTGTCCGCCCTCGGCGGTGCCAACCACAGTGGCGGCAGTAGTGTGAGCAACAACACGACGCTCAGTGCGGGCGGCAGTAGCAGTGCGACGACGGCGGAACCTCCTTCCACCGTGACCGTGGCCACATCGTCCAACGTAGTCGTTCCGATAGAAACGGCGTCTCCACTGCCGAACCCGGAACAATGGCTCGGGCAGATCGTGAAGAATGCGTCCCCGTCGCCGCGGCGCGCACCGTCGCTGCACAACCGGGCCAAGTCGTTGAACAACGCGGGCGATCCGTTCGATGCCGAGTGGGTATCGGACGTGGCGAAACCGGAGATCCACAGCACGAACCCGTTCATATCGCCCCCGAAACCGCCGGCGCAAACGTTTCAGGTGCATCTGTAA